A single genomic interval of Lentimicrobiaceae bacterium harbors:
- a CDS encoding TonB-dependent receptor plug domain-containing protein has protein sequence MFKKNVLLVMLCVKALIAFSQNTISDTINLSGVEVKAKHVKRADVAIHPLQSMSQIELKSITGNTVADAVKMFSGVVLKDYGGVGGLKTVMIRSLGSQHTGVIVDGVQISETSTGQIDLGKINLTNAEEVSLQVGFNERFCQPARAYTSANVITIHTENPDFSKKDTKISFGLKSGSFSTINPNIAWQQKFSEKLSFSAYANYMHTKGDFLFKLKNVQKDTLLKRQNTDVNSISVNTKTIYKINDNNELSSYISYFYSDRGLPGAVILYNVFSKQRMVNQDITASVTHKTTGNNRFNSKTILKWADNYLRYTDGNYLNEEGFLENYYKQNEYYVSQAISYRIFNSLNLSAAGDFFINTLKANQYQHATPTRYTGLLFGMIDFNKNRFNANAQLVGTFVRETTKIGEPAPDRNKLTPAVSLGYSLSNKPNVKARAMYKKNFRMPTFNDLYYHLIGNTELRPEIADQFNLGVTAYIDAPAYISVKTDFFYNKVTDKIVAVPTQNLFEWSMQNIGIVDIRGLELQLKAEDVKFGSFSISEHLNYTYQKSIDITPESPTYKHQIPYVPFQIFSANTIIGYKNMYLSFSSIFNGHRYILNQNIYANMLPSWWQHDLSFLYKHDFNSFSANFKFEISNITNKQYEIVKCYPMPGRAFYLTIGIDI, from the coding sequence ATGTTCAAAAAAAACGTATTACTTGTTATGCTTTGCGTAAAGGCATTGATAGCTTTTTCGCAGAACACAATTTCGGATACCATAAATCTTTCGGGTGTTGAGGTAAAAGCCAAACACGTGAAACGTGCCGACGTAGCTATTCATCCGCTACAAAGCATGAGCCAAATTGAACTCAAAAGCATAACAGGTAATACCGTTGCCGATGCCGTGAAAATGTTTTCGGGTGTGGTTTTGAAAGATTATGGCGGTGTTGGCGGACTTAAAACTGTCATGATTAGAAGTCTTGGCTCGCAACACACAGGCGTTATCGTTGATGGGGTGCAAATTTCCGAAACTTCCACAGGACAAATAGATCTTGGGAAAATTAACCTTACCAACGCCGAAGAGGTGTCTTTGCAAGTTGGATTTAACGAGAGATTCTGCCAACCTGCCAGAGCTTATACATCGGCTAATGTTATTACTATTCATACTGAAAACCCCGATTTTTCGAAAAAAGATACCAAAATCTCATTCGGTTTAAAATCGGGGTCTTTTTCTACTATTAATCCTAACATAGCTTGGCAACAAAAGTTCTCGGAAAAACTAAGCTTTTCTGCATACGCAAACTATATGCACACAAAAGGCGACTTCTTATTTAAGCTAAAAAACGTACAAAAAGACACCCTTTTAAAAAGGCAAAACACCGATGTAAACTCAATTTCGGTCAACACCAAAACTATATACAAGATAAACGACAATAACGAGTTATCATCGTACATATCATATTTTTACTCCGATAGAGGTTTGCCCGGAGCGGTTATATTGTACAATGTTTTTTCAAAACAACGTATGGTAAACCAAGATATAACAGCAAGCGTAACTCACAAAACCACCGGAAACAATAGATTTAACTCGAAAACTATTTTAAAATGGGCTGATAATTATTTGCGATACACCGATGGCAACTACTTGAACGAAGAGGGCTTTTTGGAAAATTATTACAAGCAGAATGAATACTACGTTTCGCAGGCGATTTCTTACAGGATTTTCAACTCCTTAAATTTATCAGCCGCAGGCGATTTTTTTATAAATACTTTAAAAGCTAATCAGTATCAACATGCGACTCCCACGAGATATACAGGTTTGCTTTTCGGCATGATAGACTTTAACAAAAACAGATTTAACGCCAACGCACAATTGGTCGGTACTTTTGTTAGAGAAACCACCAAAATTGGCGAACCGGCTCCCGACAGAAACAAACTGACTCCCGCCGTATCGTTGGGCTACAGCTTGTCGAATAAGCCAAACGTTAAAGCCAGAGCCATGTACAAGAAAAACTTCCGCATGCCTACTTTCAACGATTTATACTATCACTTGATAGGCAATACCGAATTAAGACCCGAAATTGCCGACCAGTTCAACTTGGGTGTTACTGCATATATCGACGCTCCGGCTTACATTTCAGTCAAAACCGACTTCTTTTATAATAAAGTTACCGATAAAATTGTGGCTGTTCCTACGCAAAATCTGTTTGAATGGAGTATGCAAAATATTGGTATTGTTGACATTAGGGGCTTGGAATTACAACTTAAAGCCGAAGACGTTAAATTTGGAAGTTTTTCAATTTCCGAACACTTAAATTACACGTACCAAAAATCTATAGACATCACACCGGAATCTCCAACGTACAAGCATCAAATACCGTACGTGCCGTTTCAAATATTTTCTGCCAACACCATAATCGGATACAAAAATATGTACTTGTCTTTCTCGTCGATATTTAACGGACACAGATATATTTTAAACCAAAATATTTACGCAAACATGCTTCCTTCGTGGTGGCAACACGATTTGTCGTTTTTATATAAACACGATTTTAATTCGTTTTCGGCAAACTTTAAATTTGAAATCAGCAATATAACCAACAAGCAATACGAAATTGTGAAATGCTACCCAATGCCCGGGAGAGCGTTTTACCTAACAATTGGAATAGACATTTAA
- a CDS encoding DUF4465 domain-containing protein codes for MKKTLLFLSVLLLVFQTNILKAQGPFPPAAGQPGSTAISCTDPCFKAWATGIELTRGYIMISDPTVLGPDSTNKASFGYPSKALGIAEGNSMDVVSFGDAGVALLTFDVPIVNGEGYDFAVFENGFSDGFLELAFVEVSSDGKRFVRFPSVSLTQTDTQIDGFGTIDPTNIHNLAGKYRQGYGTPFDLEDLKDSTGIDLNNIRFIRLIDVVGSIDPQYCSYDSQGNIINDPYPTNFASGGFDLDAVGAINIGTKPFVVSNFNNLNLEHDSFWNGSDNSGGFTDAELFYYKNEYEASYGSWSGFAYSNMRDDSTAGHLNQFSAITAGGMDATPEQGTNYAISHVASDWANGYAPIPSVVSFNNNKIGKVSGMYVTNATYAYLSMRDGDSYSKKFGGETGNDPDWFKLSVWGINADNENTDTINFYLADYRFENNEDDYIVDNWRWLDLYDLGYVKSLNFILSSTDVGAFGMNTPAYFCMDNLVVTDVKDPQSDGKNLLSHINVEAYPNPTTDRIFVVAPENSNIKLIDLNGRVIKSFKSYEEVSEINMSDLKTGTYIVVAEKDNFAKHVKVIKR; via the coding sequence ATGAAAAAAACTTTACTTTTCTTATCAGTACTATTATTAGTATTTCAAACAAACATATTAAAAGCTCAGGGTCCTTTCCCTCCTGCAGCCGGACAACCAGGCAGCACAGCCATTAGCTGCACCGATCCTTGTTTTAAGGCTTGGGCTACAGGCATAGAACTTACCAGAGGCTATATTATGATTTCCGACCCCACGGTATTGGGACCGGATAGCACCAACAAAGCCTCTTTCGGCTATCCTTCAAAAGCGTTGGGAATTGCCGAAGGCAACTCAATGGATGTGGTTAGTTTCGGTGATGCCGGCGTGGCGTTGCTAACTTTCGACGTGCCAATTGTAAACGGCGAAGGATACGACTTTGCAGTTTTTGAAAACGGTTTTAGCGACGGTTTCCTTGAATTAGCTTTTGTTGAAGTAAGCTCCGACGGAAAACGCTTTGTCAGATTTCCTTCGGTCTCGCTTACACAAACCGACACGCAAATAGACGGTTTCGGGACTATTGACCCTACCAATATTCACAACCTTGCAGGTAAATACAGACAAGGTTATGGAACTCCATTCGACCTTGAAGACCTTAAAGATAGCACCGGTATTGACCTGAACAATATTCGTTTTATTAGATTAATCGACGTCGTCGGAAGCATTGACCCTCAATATTGTAGCTACGACTCGCAAGGCAATATCATTAACGACCCTTATCCTACTAACTTTGCATCCGGCGGTTTTGATTTAGATGCTGTGGGTGCTATAAATATTGGCACAAAACCTTTTGTGGTGTCTAATTTCAACAACCTAAACCTTGAACACGACTCATTCTGGAACGGCTCCGATAATAGCGGCGGATTTACCGATGCCGAACTTTTTTATTACAAAAACGAATATGAAGCTTCATACGGCAGTTGGAGTGGATTTGCGTACTCTAATATGAGAGACGATTCAACAGCCGGACATCTTAATCAATTTAGTGCAATTACCGCCGGTGGAATGGATGCAACTCCGGAACAAGGAACAAATTACGCTATTTCGCACGTTGCCAGCGATTGGGCTAACGGATACGCTCCTATTCCTTCTGTTGTTTCCTTTAACAATAACAAAATCGGCAAAGTTTCAGGCATGTACGTTACAAATGCTACTTATGCTTACCTTTCCATGAGAGATGGCGATTCATATTCCAAAAAATTTGGTGGCGAAACAGGAAATGACCCCGACTGGTTCAAACTTTCGGTTTGGGGCATAAATGCCGATAACGAAAACACCGATACCATCAATTTTTATCTTGCCGATTACAGATTTGAAAATAACGAAGATGACTATATAGTTGATAATTGGAGATGGTTAGATTTATACGATTTAGGATACGTTAAAAGTTTGAACTTTATATTATCCTCCACTGATGTGGGAGCTTTCGGAATGAACACGCCCGCATACTTCTGTATGGATAATTTAGTTGTTACCGATGTTAAAGACCCACAATCGGACGGTAAAAATTTATTGTCGCATATCAATGTTGAAGCGTACCCTAACCCAACTACCGACCGCATTTTTGTAGTTGCTCCTGAAAATAGCAATATTAAATTAATAGACCTTAACGGTAGAGTTATCAAGAGCTTCAAATCCTACGAAGAAGTATCGGAAATAAATATGTCAGACCTTAAAACAGGTACGTACATAGTTGTAGCCGAAAAAGATAATTTTGCAAAACATGTTAAAGTTATAAAACGATAA
- a CDS encoding TerC/Alx family metal homeostasis membrane protein, which yields MISSEAIFFSLFIVFIAAMLAIDLGIFDRHSHEIKFKEALTWTIVWVSLAMGFYVLLLFFGDKIHGLETVADIQEKVKQYRHNIVIPVDADFDTAIKIYRKNLGLEYITGYLVEYMLSVDNVFVMIMIFISFGTPKKYYKLVLMWGIIGAVILRFIFIFLSSALIQRFEWILLIFGAFLVFTGIKMFLDRNKEQKIDTKKHPVVKFASKYFRIYPVYFSQHFWFRNKHDNHRIYFTPLFLVLLVIEFSDVIFAIDSVPAIFSITQDPYIVFFSNIFAILGLRSLFFVLSNVITMFRFLKHGLSFLLVFIGLKMLFHNWLSEIGFETIHSLYVILGIIGISIALSLLFPEKKTSEVKNK from the coding sequence ATGATTTCATCAGAAGCAATTTTCTTTAGCTTATTCATAGTTTTTATTGCTGCTATGTTGGCTATTGATTTAGGTATATTCGACCGCCACAGCCACGAAATAAAATTTAAAGAAGCTCTTACCTGGACAATAGTGTGGGTTAGTTTAGCGATGGGTTTTTACGTTCTACTTTTGTTTTTCGGAGATAAAATTCACGGATTGGAAACCGTTGCCGACATACAAGAAAAAGTTAAACAATACCGACACAATATTGTTATACCGGTCGATGCCGACTTCGATACTGCAATAAAAATATATAGGAAAAACCTTGGTTTGGAATATATTACAGGTTACCTTGTCGAATATATGTTATCTGTCGATAACGTATTTGTTATGATAATGATTTTCATTTCGTTCGGAACTCCCAAAAAATACTACAAATTAGTTTTAATGTGGGGAATTATAGGAGCCGTTATACTTCGATTTATATTTATTTTCCTTAGCTCGGCTCTTATACAACGTTTTGAATGGATACTGCTTATATTTGGAGCTTTCTTAGTATTTACCGGTATTAAGATGTTTTTGGACAGAAACAAAGAACAAAAAATTGATACCAAAAAACATCCTGTCGTTAAATTTGCTTCAAAATACTTCAGAATTTATCCTGTTTATTTTAGCCAGCACTTTTGGTTCCGAAACAAACACGATAACCACCGAATATACTTTACACCTTTATTCTTAGTGCTTTTGGTTATTGAGTTTAGCGATGTTATTTTTGCTATCGACTCTGTTCCGGCTATTTTTTCCATAACACAAGACCCGTATATAGTTTTCTTTTCCAACATATTTGCAATTTTAGGATTACGCTCCTTGTTCTTTGTATTGTCGAACGTAATTACAATGTTCAGGTTCCTAAAGCACGGACTATCGTTCCTATTAGTCTTTATAGGACTAAAAATGCTTTTCCACAACTGGTTGAGCGAAATAGGATTTGAAACCATACACTCGCTGTATGTCATTCTGGGCATTATTGGAATTAGCATAGCACTTTCGTTACTTTTCCCCGAAAAAAAGACATCGGAAGTTAAAAACAAATAA
- a CDS encoding Hsp20/alpha crystallin family protein has product MNTIRFGLRPFFNEALNDFFETRTIDTANVYKPAANISEDDKKYVIELAIPGFTKEEIQISYEKGNLVVQACKEEKVSDADDKKKDKQKENAERVYSCNEFAYKMKYERAFMLPEIVNEEKISAKYNNGILELTLPKHEVKALEAKQIAIE; this is encoded by the coding sequence ATGAATACAATTAGATTTGGATTACGTCCGTTTTTTAACGAAGCTTTAAACGATTTTTTTGAAACCAGAACCATCGACACAGCAAATGTTTATAAACCTGCTGCCAATATCAGCGAAGATGATAAGAAATATGTGATTGAATTGGCTATACCAGGTTTTACTAAAGAAGAAATTCAGATTAGCTACGAAAAAGGAAATTTGGTAGTGCAAGCATGTAAAGAGGAAAAAGTTTCTGATGCAGATGACAAGAAGAAAGACAAACAAAAGGAAAATGCCGAAAGAGTTTATTCTTGCAACGAGTTTGCATACAAAATGAAATACGAGAGAGCTTTTATGTTACCCGAAATTGTTAACGAAGAAAAAATTTCCGCAAAATACAACAACGGAATTTTAGAGTTAACCTTACCGAAACACGAAGTAAAAGCTTTAGAAGCTAAGCAAATAGCGATTGAATAG
- a CDS encoding alpha-L-fucosidase has translation MKTFKIAALLFFGIFILNSTAYCQETKPSFDENIKNIREHGYPKWFTDAKVGIFIHWGVYSVPSYAGRDKYAEWYLLGSIRGSKFNKNFEDKYYGENWDYKNYAPYLKGELFDANEWATLFKKAGAKYVILVSKHHDGFCMWQSKYAPNWNSVEVGLKRDIVGEVTTAVRGNGLKMGLYYSLPEWNNQIYRWVSDPPEKVHNYVETYMIPQFKELVSTYKPSLIFSDGDWDHNFSDWKSDELITWYYNLVGEDAVVNDRWGNNAPKNIGYKTPEYSAGLLNSEVPWTEVRGLGRSFGLNRNEPLEDYMTTTDLIHFLAKAVALGGGITINVGPAADGQIPLLQQERLLQLGEWLNINGEAIYASYPSDIKNIEVENVELNRIDPEIDFYWKRSSPGKPIEEDRFNAEWVGYIKPEHSETYNFSAIADDFIKLYIDDVCIYDSEKLGKLEKDTESYKNELQKSSVLLQKDKLVKLTAMFTENTHEAEAHVYWESKSTPKCIIPNSAVFTENNIKSANGFKAKYTSEMTTVCYTQTDNAKYAILLRYPNNNLINISVGNLKPGTKIKMLGCDKELPWTSKNGVTTVDLSSINISEIPSFYAWTLRVGE, from the coding sequence ATGAAAACTTTTAAAATCGCTGCTTTATTATTTTTTGGAATTTTTATTCTGAACTCAACAGCCTACTGTCAGGAAACTAAGCCGTCTTTCGACGAAAATATAAAAAACATAAGAGAACACGGCTACCCTAAATGGTTCACCGATGCCAAAGTCGGAATTTTTATTCATTGGGGAGTTTATTCCGTCCCGTCGTATGCAGGGAGAGATAAATACGCCGAATGGTATTTGCTAGGAAGTATAAGGGGTAGCAAGTTTAACAAAAACTTTGAAGATAAATATTACGGCGAAAATTGGGATTATAAAAACTACGCTCCGTACCTTAAAGGCGAACTTTTTGATGCCAACGAATGGGCTACTCTCTTTAAAAAAGCCGGAGCCAAGTACGTGATTTTGGTTTCAAAACACCACGACGGATTTTGTATGTGGCAAAGTAAATATGCTCCCAATTGGAACTCTGTTGAAGTAGGATTAAAGCGAGATATTGTAGGCGAAGTTACTACAGCCGTCAGAGGCAACGGACTTAAAATGGGCTTGTACTACTCTTTGCCTGAGTGGAATAACCAAATTTATCGTTGGGTAAGCGACCCACCCGAAAAAGTGCACAACTACGTCGAAACGTACATGATACCACAGTTTAAAGAGCTTGTTTCTACCTACAAGCCTTCACTTATTTTTAGCGATGGCGATTGGGATCATAACTTCAGCGATTGGAAATCGGATGAGCTTATTACTTGGTATTACAACCTTGTCGGCGAAGATGCCGTTGTTAACGACCGTTGGGGAAATAATGCTCCAAAAAATATTGGCTACAAAACTCCGGAATACAGCGCCGGATTGCTCAATAGCGAAGTGCCGTGGACGGAAGTCAGAGGCTTGGGAAGGAGTTTCGGACTTAACCGCAACGAACCCCTTGAAGACTACATGACCACAACCGACCTTATTCACTTTTTAGCAAAAGCAGTGGCTCTGGGTGGTGGCATTACTATAAATGTTGGTCCCGCTGCCGACGGACAAATTCCGTTACTTCAGCAGGAAAGACTTCTGCAACTTGGCGAGTGGCTTAACATCAACGGCGAAGCGATATATGCATCGTATCCTTCGGATATAAAAAATATCGAAGTCGAAAACGTTGAGCTAAACAGAATTGACCCCGAAATTGATTTCTACTGGAAAAGAAGTTCGCCCGGAAAACCTATAGAAGAAGACAGATTTAATGCCGAATGGGTTGGTTATATTAAACCCGAACACAGCGAAACCTATAACTTTTCAGCCATAGCCGACGACTTTATAAAACTTTATATTGATGATGTTTGCATTTACGACTCCGAAAAATTAGGCAAACTTGAAAAAGACACCGAGTCGTACAAAAACGAACTGCAAAAAAGTAGCGTGTTATTACAAAAAGACAAATTGGTTAAACTTACGGCTATGTTTACCGAAAACACTCACGAAGCCGAAGCTCACGTGTATTGGGAGTCGAAATCTACGCCAAAGTGCATTATACCTAATTCGGCTGTTTTTACAGAAAATAATATTAAATCTGCTAACGGATTTAAAGCAAAATACACTTCCGAAATGACGACGGTTTGCTACACTCAAACTGATAATGCCAAATACGCAATACTTCTACGATACCCGAATAACAACCTTATCAACATTAGTGTAGGTAATTTAAAACCCGGAACTAAAATAAAGATGCTCGGTTGCGATAAAGAATTACCATGGACTAGTAAAAATGGCGTTACAACCGTTGATTTAAGCTCTATAAATATATCGGAAATACCTTCATTTTACGCATGGACGCTTAGGGTTGGGGAATAG
- a CDS encoding SDR family NAD(P)-dependent oxidoreductase: MMKNSGKILVTGGSGLLGSNVVRKLIVNGFDVVVLMRSGNIEKEKSFFFGCFKDVTDEHLARIEYAEGDVSDYFSVYNALQGVETVIHCAGKISFAKSDFDEMYRTNVLGVTNVVNACLEKGVKKLIHVSSIAVYSTDETNKECLITEETEFKTASKKHTYAVTKMLGEREVWRGIAEGLNSVIFNPGVITGAGCGPKAVNSMFPNVEKLLGFYSKGSTGYVDVEDVADAIYWALSEDVNNDNFILVAENITVKELLTSFADILKIKKRKVYVSKFVLYLSSYIESFVSKLLNKKPLMPKNFVKSLTEGTAFSSEKYLKASGKSFKSISQSIDETFVAISR; this comes from the coding sequence ATGATGAAAAATAGCGGAAAAATACTTGTAACCGGAGGCAGCGGATTGTTAGGTTCTAACGTTGTTCGCAAACTTATTGTCAATGGCTTTGATGTGGTTGTGCTGATGCGTTCGGGTAACATTGAAAAAGAAAAATCATTTTTCTTCGGATGTTTCAAAGATGTTACCGATGAGCATTTGGCACGTATTGAATATGCCGAAGGCGATGTTAGCGATTATTTTTCGGTATATAATGCTTTGCAAGGTGTTGAGACTGTTATTCACTGTGCCGGAAAAATTTCTTTTGCCAAATCCGACTTCGACGAAATGTACAGAACAAATGTTTTGGGAGTAACCAATGTTGTTAATGCTTGTTTGGAAAAAGGAGTGAAAAAGCTGATACATGTCAGCAGTATAGCGGTTTACAGTACTGATGAAACCAACAAAGAATGTTTAATTACCGAAGAAACGGAGTTTAAAACTGCGAGCAAGAAACACACTTATGCGGTAACTAAGATGCTTGGCGAGCGTGAAGTATGGAGAGGTATTGCCGAAGGCTTAAATTCGGTAATATTCAATCCGGGAGTAATTACCGGAGCAGGTTGCGGTCCTAAAGCTGTAAATAGTATGTTCCCAAATGTAGAAAAATTATTAGGTTTTTATTCAAAAGGTTCTACCGGTTATGTTGATGTTGAAGATGTTGCCGATGCCATTTATTGGGCTTTGAGTGAAGATGTGAACAACGATAATTTTATTTTGGTCGCCGAAAATATCACAGTAAAAGAACTTCTTACAAGCTTTGCCGATATTTTAAAAATTAAAAAACGAAAAGTTTACGTAAGCAAATTTGTTTTGTACTTATCGAGCTATATTGAGAGCTTTGTGAGTAAATTGCTGAATAAAAAACCGTTAATGCCTAAAAACTTTGTAAAATCCCTTACCGAAGGAACCGCTTTTTCGTCGGAAAAATATTTAAAAGCCAGCGGTAAAAGTTTTAAGAGCATAAGTCAGAGTATTGATGAGACTTTTGTTGCGATTAGCCGTTAG